One stretch of Cheilinus undulatus linkage group 5, ASM1832078v1, whole genome shotgun sequence DNA includes these proteins:
- the c5h9orf116 gene encoding UPF0691 protein C9orf116 homolog, with product MEDQTIRTCDVYRTDPNLPSRFNNPDCFKGYSEKKSNPLYRTSNQTYGGKKPTVHEMQTQFKGTSRKFSEAMLKSEMYRNDSFNTSLDRSAVTISTATQKNRLDRHYYYQCLDGNK from the exons ATGGAGGACCAGACAATTCGGACGTGTGATGTTTACAGAACGGACCCGAACCTGCCATCCAGGTTCAACAACCCCGACTGCTTCAAAGGTTACAG tgagAAAAAGAGTAACCCACTTTATCGAACATCAAATCAAACATACGGTGGCAAGAAACCAACTGTGCACGAGATGCAG aCTCAGTTTAAAGGAACCTCTAGAAAGTTTTCAGAGGCAATGCTGAAGAGCGAGATGTACCGTAATGACAGCTTCAACACATCATTGGACAGGAGCGCAGTGACGATTTCCACAGCAACCCAGAAAAACAGACTTGACCGCCATTACTATTATCAGTGCCTTGATGGAAACAAATAG